The genome window GCTGATTCCAAGCCAGGTGAGATCTTCTTTTTGAGCATCATAAAACTCAGCATCAACATTATCAGGGTTTGTATCATCAAACCGTAAAAGAAACCGCCCATCATACATCCGTGCATATTCATGATCAATGATTGCTGCTTTTGCATGACCTATGTGGAGATATCCATTTGGTTCCGGGGGAAATCGCGTAACTACTTTACCTTTTTCAGCAAAGGGAAGTTCAGGTAATGAAAAATCACGTTCTTTCTTCTCTCGAACGAGCAGCTCAGGAGCAATAGTTTGAAGTTCAGTAATCTGATCAGATAACTTCATCTGGTTGATCTCAGCAACAACAGCTCGAACAACAGGGATGATATTGTTTGGGGTAACACCACGCTGTTTGAAAACTGCAATCACTTTTCCTGCAACAGCTTTTTCATTAGCTTTGCCGTCAAACTGCACTGCATTCTGCAAAGCATATTTCCGGGCTTCATGCGTAATCTGCTCTACCGTCATACTAATAATCCCTTTGAATTGAATAATCAGCAACACTCGTTAAAATATCGCGAGTTGAAGATGGTTTGATTTTTTCTAATGCACTCTTTGCTTTTGCATTATATGTAAGTGCGGTTGTTTTTGCATACTCGACCGACCCTATTTCTCTGAACAACGCAAAAGCCTCATGAATATCTTCATCGGAGGCTTGTTGAAAACCGAAAATCCGAGCCAATCTTTTCTTCTGAGTTGTATCAGCATGCTCCAATGCATGTACCGCAATGAGTGTTTTTTTCCCGTTTCTGATATCATTCCCTATATCTTTTCCAAGAGTCTTCACATCACTGCTCATATCGAGATAATCATCCCAGATTTGAAACGATAACCCGAGATATACTCCAAAATCAGATAATGCTTGAACCTCTCTTGCTGATCCTCCACCAATCAAACCGCCACCATATGCTGCAAGTTTAAATAACACTGCTGTTTTTTTTGTAATCATTGAGAGATACTCTTGCTCGGTAACAATCGATCGTTGTTCAAACTCCATATCCTCTTGTTGACCTTCACAGACATCAATCACTGCTTGTACCAAACCTGCATGGAGTTTTTTGAAACAATCATACTCAACTGGTAACTCATGGAGTGCTTCAAACGCTTTTGCAAAGAGTAAATCACCAGCTAGAATCGCGGTCGGCTCACCGTACTTCACATGCACCGTTTCAACATTTCGGCGGAGTGCTGATTTATCCATAATGTCATCATGAACTAAGGTAAAATTATGCAGCAATTCTAAGGCAGCTGCAAATGGCAATGCATCTTCGGTTTTTCCCCCAACGCTTTCACAAGAAATCATGGTAAGAAATGGCCGTAAACGTTTCCCTCCACCTGATGGAAGATGTGCTGATGCCTGATATAATAGTACTGGCTTATGAGGGGAAAAAAACCGTTTCCAGTATGATTCAAAGATTGTTACCCGCCTATGTAGCTCGTGTTTGAGATCCATACTTCACTTCCACATCGGTAAGAGAACTTACCGTATCACACCCAACAAGAAACATACCACAGCGAAGCTCCTTAATTAAGATATCTATCTCATGTATAACTGTTTCTGCATCCTTCAACGCTGGTTTGAGTACACCGTGTGCAATACCAGCAGCATGAGCACCGAGCACCAATGCTTTTGTAACATCAAGACCGTTGCGAATACCGCCAGTAGCAATGATCGGAAGCCCCCAGTTTGTTGCCTTTCCCACCTGTAAAATACAATCAGGCGTTGGAATGCCCCAATCCCAAAACGTTAATCCCTTCCGCATATTGTACTTATCATTTTTAATTTTCGCACGATAATACTCCACTGCGGCAAATGAGGTGCCACCAGCACCACCAACATCAATACCTGCAATCTTCGTCCTGCTGTATAACTGCTCTGCAACCTTTCCGGAAATACCAGCACCACTCTCTTTGACTAAAATTGGGATGCTAAGTTCTTGGGAAAGCATCCCAATCATCTCAAGACATCCTTTCGCATGGGTCTCTCCTTCAGGTTGTACTGCTTCCTGCAGAAAATTCAGACATATTGCAAGCACATCAGCATCGATCATTCGAACGATGGTATCGACGTACTCCATGATTTTTTTCTTATCCCACAAAGCAATCTGGGATGCCCCAATATTTGCAATTTTTATTGGAATATCATACTTTTTAACAATTGCATATGTTTCCTCAAGCTTTGGGTTTTCAAGAGCGGCACGCTGTGAACCAACACCCATAGCAACCTGGAAACGTTCAGCAGCAATTGCAAGATTTTCGTTAATCTTTTTACCTTCTCTGTACCCGCCGGTAATCGCGGAAATCACCAGCGGTGCACCGAGCTTTTTCCCAAATAACTGAACACCTAAATCAATATCTTCTTCATTGACCTCAGGTAATGCATTATGCGCCAAATGAACATCATCCCAGTAATTATGATGAAAAGCAATATCTTCTGACACCGCGATCTGGATATGTTCTCTTTTTCGTTCTTCAGTAAGATGCATCATTTTTCACCACGAATATAGGTACAAACTGTTTTTTTATTAACTAAGATATCGTGCAACCGCTTATCTTTATTACCATTGACCAAAACAGTATCAATACCTAGTTTGCCAATCGCTGCGATAATATCAAGTTTTCCCTGCATTCCCTTCGTCACATCAGCATGTGTATCTGCGCCTGTCGAAAATGATTTGAGATTATGAACT of Candidatus Thermoplasmatota archaeon contains these proteins:
- a CDS encoding polyprenyl synthetase family protein produces the protein MDLKHELHRRVTIFESYWKRFFSPHKPVLLYQASAHLPSGGGKRLRPFLTMISCESVGGKTEDALPFAAALELLHNFTLVHDDIMDKSALRRNVETVHVKYGEPTAILAGDLLFAKAFEALHELPVEYDCFKKLHAGLVQAVIDVCEGQQEDMEFEQRSIVTEQEYLSMITKKTAVLFKLAAYGGGLIGGGSAREVQALSDFGVYLGLSFQIWDDYLDMSSDVKTLGKDIGNDIRNGKKTLIAVHALEHADTTQKKRLARIFGFQQASDEDIHEAFALFREIGSVEYAKTTALTYNAKAKSALEKIKPSSTRDILTSVADYSIQRDY
- the fni gene encoding type 2 isopentenyl-diphosphate Delta-isomerase gives rise to the protein MMHLTEERKREHIQIAVSEDIAFHHNYWDDVHLAHNALPEVNEEDIDLGVQLFGKKLGAPLVISAITGGYREGKKINENLAIAAERFQVAMGVGSQRAALENPKLEETYAIVKKYDIPIKIANIGASQIALWDKKKIMEYVDTIVRMIDADVLAICLNFLQEAVQPEGETHAKGCLEMIGMLSQELSIPILVKESGAGISGKVAEQLYSRTKIAGIDVGGAGGTSFAAVEYYRAKIKNDKYNMRKGLTFWDWGIPTPDCILQVGKATNWGLPIIATGGIRNGLDVTKALVLGAHAAGIAHGVLKPALKDAETVIHEIDILIKELRCGMFLVGCDTVSSLTDVEVKYGSQTRAT